AGATCGTCCAGGTGGATGCCGGTTACGATCCGGCAAACGTGCTGACCGCAGATTTGATCGTGACGAGCCCTCCCGACAGGAAGGAGGAAGCCGCGGAGCGAAACTCTCGGTTAGCCGTCTCCGTCCTAGACCGTCTGCGTGCGATCCCTGGTGTGCGCGCCGCCGGGGCCGGCAGCATGGCGCCCTTTGGCAACATGATCCATAGCACCGGCTTCCACTTGCCTGGGATGACCACGCCCGATGGGCGTCCGCTGTTGGCGCAAGCGTACCATGCCGTCATCACGCCGGGGTATGCCGAAGCCCTCGGCATGCGGCTCGAGGAAGGCCGATTCTTTCGTGAAGCAGACACGACCTCGGCTACCCGCTCCATGCTGGTGAACGAAACCTTCGCCAAGACCTACTTCGCCGACGGTAAGCCCCCAACCGGGCGGCGGTTCACGGGGCTGCTCGATGACGATGGCACGATCGTCGAGGTGGTGGGCGTCGTGGCAGACGTGCTACCCGCGGACCTCGATGCGGAACCACAGTCTCGGATTTACACGGCACACGGTACACGGATGAAAATGGGTAACGCGACCTTCGTCGTGAAGACAGAGGGCGATCCCACGACGGTGGTGCCGCTCCTGCGAGGAATCGTGCAGCAACTGGAGCCCAGCGCGTCGCTCAATCAGATGGGGCCGCTGGCCTCCAAGATTTCTGCCTCGGTTGCTGAGCCACGCTTCACGACGCTCGTCCTCGGAGCGTTTGCACTGCTGGCCCTGGCGCTTGCCACGACCGGCCTCTACGGTGTTCTCTCATACAACGTCGCACAGCGACGCCGCGAGATCGGCGTGCGTGCGGCGCTCGGCGCCACGCGCGGCGATCTCGTGCAAATGGTTCTGCGCGAAGGACTCACGGTGACGGTGATCGGCCTAGCGGTTGGCGCGGCGGTCGCCGCCTTCGCGACGCGCGCGATGGCCAGCGTGCTGTTCGGCGTAGCACCGCTCGACGCCATCGCCTTTTCTGTGGCGCCCATTCTGCTCGTCGTGGTGGCCTACGTTGCATGCCTGATCCCCGCGTGGCGCGCGGCCGGCATTGATCCCGCCGAGGCCCTCAGACGTAGCCGGAAACTGGCGCCATCCGCCGTCCCGTTTCGCCGCGGCCATGCTGGCCGCCAGTGCGGGAGATTGTGATCCCTTTCCACGAAACCGACTCGTCTATCTTCTGCGCGTCGGAGAACCCCAATTCTGCAAACTTCGCTGAGTCGGGTGGCTGGATGAAAAGAGTCGCGTCCTTCGGAACCAGCTCGGTCGCGGCCGCATCCCAGTGGTCCGGGTGCGTATGCGTCACCAATATGGCTTCGATACCGGTCAACGCTTTCTCGGCAGCAAGAGGAAGTGGAACCAAGGGGTTGGGGCGGGGATTCGGAGAACGATCAATGGGCGGCATGACTCCTGGATCACCAAGCATCGGATCCACCATGAGGACTCTGCCAGCGTAGTGGATGATAGCGGTTGCGTGTCGAATCAACTGAATGCGCGTCGCATTCTTTGGCTCGATGGCACTTGCTCGTTCTGGGCCAAGTGACAAGCCGAAGCCAATCCCCGCGCCGGCGCTCGATTTCAGAAATGATCGTCTACTGAGCTTCATTCCAACTCCTCCTGTCGTCGATCTCCACCAGCTTGCTGTTCTTGCGGGCCGTGCCCCCACGCCCTTCGACTCCTTTGCGAGCTCCGAAACCTGCCTCCAAAATGCATCAAGGGTCCGGTTCTCAAAGTTCTACCGTGGATCGGGCCGGACATTCCGTGGTAGTTTGGCGGAAGTGCTTCGTCGTTCGTTCGATAGCCTGCCGCGGCTGGCTGAACATGTCAGTGGCTCGATGGCTGGAACCCCAACCCTTGTCGCCACGTCGTTGTGATTATGGCCAGACTGCCGTTGCGCCTGCTAGGACTCCTGCTGCTGACGCTGGCGATTGCCGTGCCCGGTTGTCAGGCGCTGTTTCCGCCTGTCGACACTGTGAATCCCGTACCGACCTTCGAGCGCGGTCGAGAGTGACGGTCTGTGATGCGCTCGTCGTGAGAGGCAGCCTGGACCTCTGGCACGCAGCGGGGCCATACAATGAGCACGGAATTCTCCGAAGGAGCGGTGTAGCAGTCCAGTGAATGGGCTCATCAAGCGCGCACGCGCGTGGGTGCCGGTCGGCAAGGCTGCTGCCCTCTTTCTCCTGCCCCTGCCGCTCGTGTTCGCGGTGTTGGCAGCCCTCATCGCCGGAGATGTGGGGACGTTGGCCTCCACCGGAGGCGCGTTGGCCTGCTTTTGGGGGGCGGGCACGCTCTCATGGCGGGCGCTCGTGGCGGAGGCGCGCTATTTTCTGGGCGAGCGACCCGATCCGCCGGCCATTCCCCTGAAGCTCGTGAGCGCCGTGGCCACGGCGGTCGGTGCGTTCCTCGCCGCTACCGCTGGTGGCCATGGTGTGCCGGGCAGCCTCGTCTTCGCAGTGCTCGGAGGGCTCGGCTACGTTGCGTTCTACGGCGCTGATCTCAGGCCCCGTCGTATTGAAGTGGCCGTCGTTGAGGGCGTCGATCGCGCCGTAGTGACGCTGCAGCTCAAGAAGGCGTACGGCCGGCTTCGCGGGATCGAGACGGCGGCCCGGGCGATTGCGGTACCTGAGTTCACCGACCGACTGTTGCGCATCACGGCCATCGGTCGCACCATCCTCGTCGAGATCGAGCAAGATCCGAGGGAGGCCGTCCGAGCGCGTCGTTTCCTCAATATCTACCTGGACAGCGCGCAGCGCGTGACGCAGGAATACGCGCGCACCCATCGGCAGCTTCGAAATCGACCGCTCGAGCAGAGCTTCCGGCAGCTTCTGATCGACATGGAGAATACCTTTGCGAGCCAGCACAGAAAGCTCCTCGAGCATGACATGCTGTCGCTCGACGTGGAGATCGAAGTGTTGAACGCGCGCCTCAAGCGGGAGCTGCCTGAACGTGAGCGCGTTGTTGCGCGTCAACTCCATTCCGGAGACCTATCATGACGGAAGCCAACACCACATCACCGTCGTCGACCTCATTGGCGCCGACCTCACCTGTGCCGTCGACGGAGGTGGTGCCGTACGACGCCGCGGCTCCTGAGCGAAGGGTAGAGATCGAGCGGGCGATGGGGGAGCTCGAGCTCGGCGACAGCAACTCCATCCTCTTCTTCGGCACCGCGGCGCAGGATGAAGTCACCTCGGTGGCGGACGAGATGCTCGAGGGTGTTCGCCACAAGGACACCGGTCCGGCCGGTCAGGCGCTGAACGAGATGGTGAGGACGCTGCGCGGCCTGCCGATCGAGGAGCTCGACCCGAAGAAGAAGCGCGGGCTCTTCGCGCGCTTCTTCGGCGGCTCGAAGCCTGTCGAGAGAATGCTGCTGCGGTACGGGCAGGTGCGTACGCAGGTCGATGCAATCAGCAACCGCCTCGACGCGGAGACGAGCGCGCTGATGAAGGACGTTGCGATGCTCGACCGCCTGTACGACAGAACAATCGACTATTTCGAGAAGCTTGCCGTGTATATCGCGGCGGGTGAGGAGCAGCTGCGGCGACTCGATCGGGAGACGCTGCCGGCGTTGGCGAAGGAGGCGGAGACGAGCGGCGACGTGCTGAAGGCGCAAGAGCTTCGCGACCTGCGCGCCAAGCGCGACGATCTCGAGCGGCGCGTGCACGATCTGAAGCTCACGCGGCAGGTGACGCTCCAGAGCCTGCCCTCGATTCGCCTGGTGCAGCAGAACGACAAGGCCCTTGTCGGCAAGATCGCCTCGACGATGGCCAACACCATTCCGCTCTGGCGGCAGCAGCTCGCGATGGCGCTCACCATCGCCCGGTCGACGGAGGCTGGCGAGACGCTCAAGAAGGCAACGGATCTGACCAACGAGCTGCTCACCGCCAACGCCGACGCACTCCGCAGCTCTACGGAGACGATCCGCACGCAGGCCGAGCGCGGTGTTGTGGACGTCGATGCGGTGAAGCGGGCCAACGATGCGCTCATTGCCACGATCGATGACACGCTTCGCATTGCCGATGAGGGGAAGCGCCAGCGCGCGGAAGCGGAGAAGCAGCTCATCACGTGCGAAACGGAGCTCAAGCAGGCTCTCATCTCGGCACGTAACCGTGTCCAGCGGTCGCCAGCCGATGCCCACAAGGGCGCTGCATCCTGATATGGGCGTCGTTTGGTGACCGCCTACCTTGGAAGGGAGTGAGTCTTCGACTTGATCCTGACCCAAAGGTTGTCTCTCATGGCTCGTCGTGCGAGGCCGCCACGGCGCTGCCGCGGACGAAGATCGCGAGCGCCACGCCGTCCCATTGCCCGTTGCCGCGCGGGCTGTTGTCCGCCTCGTTACCCATCGGCATGAGGCCTGTCAGGGCAGCGGGACGGCGGTAGCGGCGCTGCAGGTAATCCCGCACGATCTCGGCACGCGTTTCGGACCGCAGGAAGCGGACGTCGGGCGCCCCTTCGAGCGCGTAGCCCTCGACGATGAGCGTGCTGTCGCGCGGATAGCGAAGAAGAGACCCCATGGCCGAGGCCAGTCGTTGGCGGCCGGCCGTGGAGAGCACCTCGCGTCCGTTCTCGACGTCAAAGAGGCCGGCCGCGTCGATCCAGAGCCGCAGGGCGATCCGGTCGTCGGTTTCGAGCGCGCCGCGGCGGTACTCGTCCACAGACACGTCGCGCAGGTCGTAGAAGCCGCGCCGCGTGAAGAAGCCGCGAAATAGCCAGTGATGCTGGAGCGCCTCCGCGCTCTGGGCGAGCCGCTCCGTCGTCTCGCTCACGTGCCCGAGAATCTCCTCCGTGTCAGCGCGCAGGCGATCAGCCGGGCCGTCTTCGGCGCGGAAACTGCGGACGGCTTGCTCGATCTCTCCGGCGGTCCGTTGCATGCTCCGGGTGGATTCCTGCGTATGCGCGGCGATCTGGTCGATCCGTGTGTACAGGGTGTCATCCGTCAGCAGCCTGCCCATCGTGCCGCGGCCGGCCTCAAGGTTTGCTACCACGCGCCGAACATCGTTGGTCAAGCCCTCGATGGCGACCGTCGTGTCGGCGCCCGCCGACGTCATTCGCTTGACGTCGCCGCTGACGGTCTCGATGAGGTCGTTTGCCGACCGCGTCGTCTCGGTGAGAGTCTTGACGCCGACCGAGAGGTCCTCTTTGAGGTCCAAGACCTCCGTGGTCACGGTGCGAAACGTGTCGCGGCCCTCCTCGATCAAATCGGCGAACTCGATCGCGTCGCGGCCGGCGATCGCGCTGCCGGGTTGAGCGACAGGCGCCTCCTCCGTGCCGCCGCCCACGTCCAGGTAGACGGCGCCGATCAGGCCGTCGGTCAGGATCGACACGACCGAATCGGTCCGGACCAGATGCTGCAGATCTTCGCGGATGCGCAGCGTGACCCGGAAACGCTGTCCTGGCCCCGGCGGCACCGTGAGCGCGACGACCTCGCCCGCGTCCAGGCCGGCCACACGCACCTGGGTGCCGACCGCCACCCCGCGCACCCGCGAGAACTCCGTGGCGATGTGGATCTGGTCGGTGAAGAGCAGGCGGCGGTCGCCGATCATGAAGAGGCCCACTGCGAACAGCAGCGCGCCACCGACC
The Luteitalea sp. genome window above contains:
- a CDS encoding twin-arginine translocation signal domain-containing protein, producing the protein MKLSRRSFLKSSAGAGIGFGLSLGPERASAIEPKNATRIQLIRHATAIIHYAGRVLMVDPMLGDPGVMPPIDRSPNPRPNPLVPLPLAAEKALTGIEAILVTHTHPDHWDAAATELVPKDATLFIQPPDSAKFAELGFSDAQKIDESVSWKGITISRTGGQHGRGETGRRMAPVSGYV
- a CDS encoding 5-bromo-4-chloroindolyl phosphate hydrolase, which codes for MNGLIKRARAWVPVGKAAALFLLPLPLVFAVLAALIAGDVGTLASTGGALACFWGAGTLSWRALVAEARYFLGERPDPPAIPLKLVSAVATAVGAFLAATAGGHGVPGSLVFAVLGGLGYVAFYGADLRPRRIEVAVVEGVDRAVVTLQLKKAYGRLRGIETAARAIAVPEFTDRLLRITAIGRTILVEIEQDPREAVRARRFLNIYLDSAQRVTQEYARTHRQLRNRPLEQSFRQLLIDMENTFASQHRKLLEHDMLSLDVEIEVLNARLKRELPERERVVARQLHSGDLS
- a CDS encoding toxic anion resistance protein; this encodes MTEANTTSPSSTSLAPTSPVPSTEVVPYDAAAPERRVEIERAMGELELGDSNSILFFGTAAQDEVTSVADEMLEGVRHKDTGPAGQALNEMVRTLRGLPIEELDPKKKRGLFARFFGGSKPVERMLLRYGQVRTQVDAISNRLDAETSALMKDVAMLDRLYDRTIDYFEKLAVYIAAGEEQLRRLDRETLPALAKEAETSGDVLKAQELRDLRAKRDDLERRVHDLKLTRQVTLQSLPSIRLVQQNDKALVGKIASTMANTIPLWRQQLAMALTIARSTEAGETLKKATDLTNELLTANADALRSSTETIRTQAERGVVDVDAVKRANDALIATIDDTLRIADEGKRQRAEAEKQLITCETELKQALISARNRVQRSPADAHKGAAS
- a CDS encoding MCE family protein is translated as MADASSRAARRRRWSEARTQWFGSSWRHKEEDSAMSRSRLSVIGAFVVGGALLFAVGLFMIGDRRLLFTDQIHIATEFSRVRGVAVGTQVRVAGLDAGEVVALTVPPGPGQRFRVTLRIREDLQHLVRTDSVVSILTDGLIGAVYLDVGGGTEEAPVAQPGSAIAGRDAIEFADLIEEGRDTFRTVTTEVLDLKEDLSVGVKTLTETTRSANDLIETVSGDVKRMTSAGADTTVAIEGLTNDVRRVVANLEAGRGTMGRLLTDDTLYTRIDQIAAHTQESTRSMQRTAGEIEQAVRSFRAEDGPADRLRADTEEILGHVSETTERLAQSAEALQHHWLFRGFFTRRGFYDLRDVSVDEYRRGALETDDRIALRLWIDAAGLFDVENGREVLSTAGRQRLASAMGSLLRYPRDSTLIVEGYALEGAPDVRFLRSETRAEIVRDYLQRRYRRPAALTGLMPMGNEADNSPRGNGQWDGVALAIFVRGSAVAASHDEP